ATGTAGGCGATTGCGAGTACGATGTATCCCATCTGTCCAACCTCCCTCTGCGGGGACGCCTTCCCGCGCTCGTGTATACAGCAATGCCCGTGCCGAATCCAGTTCGAAGGCCGCGGACACCCAATATCCTGTCGTTTATTCAGAGAAAACGGATAGAGGTGGCTTCCTTGTACAGAAGGTGAAGGGAAACAACGGTATGTGGAGATTTTCTACACTTCCGGATAGGGATAGAATATGCTTTTAAATTCAGAGGATTGAACTGCTGATAAATTCAACAGTGAATCGACTTCTTCAACACTCCTTCGCTCCGGTCCCCTCCTTTTTCAGGTCGAATTTCTTGATCTTGTTATAGAGCGTGACCCGGTCGATCCCAAGCGTCTGGGCGGACCGGACGATGTTCCACTGGTTCTCGATCAGCACGACCCGGATGTGCTCCTTCTCGACCTCCTCGAGTGATTTCGCCCGGTGGTCCGCTCTTCCAACGATGGAAGGAAGACTGATGTCGGATTCTGTGATGACGTTTCCCTTGGCCACGACCACCGCCCTCTCGATGACGTTTCGCAGTTCCCGCGCGTTCCCCGGCCAATCGTTGTCCATCAGGATCCTCATCGCCCCCTCGCCCACCCCGCGGATCTGCTTCCCCATTTCGATATTGAATTTTTCGATGAAATGCTCAACCAGGAGCGGAATGTCCTCCCTCCTCTCCCGCAGGGGAGGAATCTGGATGGAAATGACGTTCAGCCGGTAATAGAGGTCGGCCCGGAAACGTCCCTCCTCGATGGCTCTTTTCAAATCCCGGTTCGTCGCCGCGAGGATCCGCGAACTGATGGCGATCAGGTCCGAACCCCCGACGCGCCGGAACAACCGTTGCTCCAAAACGCTGAGGAGGTCCATCTGCAGCTTGAGGCTGATGTCGCCGATCTCGTCCAGGAAGAGGGTCCCGTCCTGGGCGAGCTCGAGCTTCCCCCGCTTGATGGCATTGGCCCCCGTGAACGCCCCCTTTTCATGTCCGAAGAGCTCGTTCTCCAGCAAGCTCTCCGTAAGCGCAGCGCAGGACACGGAGATGAACGGAGCCTCGCTCCGGGGGCTTTCGTCGTGGATCGCCCTCGCGAGCAGCTCCTTTCCCGTCCCGCTCTCCCCCTGGATGAGGACCGTCGAGCTGCTCTTCGCTACGGTTCGCGCCAGGTCGAAGATCTCCAGCATCTTCTCGTTCTTGCTGATCATGTCGCGCAGCTTGTACTGTTTCTTGAGCTCTTTCCGGAGGAACAGGTTCTCCCGGACCAGCTTGTGATGGTCCACGATCTTCCGGATCGTCAGCGAGATGTCGTCGGGGTTGAACGGCTTGACGAAATAATCGTAGGCGCCCTTCTTCATCGCCTTCACGGCGGTATCGACCGTAGCGTAGGCGGTCATGATGATGACCAGCATCTCGGGGTGGGTCTTCCGGACCTCCTCCATCAGCTGAATCCCGTCCATCCCGGGCATCTTGAGGTCCACCAGCATCAGGTCCCAGACCTTCGCGGGGAGCCGTTCCAGCGCTTTCTTTCCGCTCTCCACGGCCTCCACGTTGTATCCGTCCTCCTCAAGCCAGCTGCCCAGGGAGTCCCGGACGATCTCCTCGTCGTCCACTACCAGGATATTGACGCTCTTTTCCACCGTCATTCATCCCTCCCTACCCCTGTTTGTGACTCCACTGCCATCTGGCAGGCTCGGCAAAAGGACCGCCCCTTGCTGTCGACGTCGATCACGGTATTCGAAAGGTACATCACGCAATCCCTCGACGGGCAATGGATGAGCCCGAAGGTGTGCCCCAGCTCGTGGAGGCTCTCCTTGCGCAGCCTCTCGAGGAGCAGCGGCCTGTCGGGCGCCATGCCGTAATGCTCCTGGCGCAGCCTGGCGAGCGAAACCACGGCGACCGTCCCTCCCAGCTGGGCCTCGCCGAATACGTATGTCAGAATCGGGATGCAAATATCCTTGTCGGTTATCCCCAGGAGCTTGAGCGCGTCCTCCGGAACCTCCTTGAGCATCACCTTGAGGATCTTCGTCGAGTAATACTGGTTCCGTCCGGCCTCGTAGCTTTCTGGGGGCAGGGGGATCGAGGGCATCGCCCTGGCGGTCGCCCAGAGGCAGTCACCCATCTCTTTCACCAGCCATCGGAGGATCTCCGGTTCCACCGTCCCAACGGGTTGGATATAGATGACGTTTCCGATTTTTTCAGCTTTCCTTTACGAAATGGGAAGCGTGACCCGGACATTCGTTCCCTTCCCGGGGCTGCTGTCGATTTCCACATTGCCATTGTGCCGGGTCACGATGCCATGCACAACCGAAAGGCCCAGCCCGGTCCCCTTCTCCTTCGTGGAGAAGAACGGGTCGAAGATCCGGGCGAGATTCTCCGCCGTGATCCCGACGCCCGTGTCGCGGATGCTCACCGTCGCCGCGTTTGCTTTCCCGTCGTATTCGCCGCTGATCGTCAGGATTCCCCCCCCTTCCATGGCTTCGCAGGCGTTGATCATGAGGTTGATGAACACCTGCTTCATGTGCGCCGGGTCGGCCATGATATCCGGGAGGGGATTCATGCGGTTCACCACCTCGATGTTATTGAGGCTCAGCTTGTTCCGTATGAGGGAGAGGGACTCCTCCACCACCTTGACGAGGTTCAGCTGCTTGCGAACCGGATCCTTCGGCCGGGTGAAATCGAGCAGGTTCTGGACGATGGCGGTCGTCCTCTCGACCTCCCTGCGCATCGTATCGAGGTATCCCCTGTACGTTTCGACGTCCTCCTCCCTGAACGGTCCCTGCTCGATCTTCCTCTCCATGAGCCGGATATACGTGTAGACGCCGGTCAGCGGGTTGTTGATCTCGTGCGCCACGGTTGCCGCCAGCGCCCCGACGGCAGCCAGTTTCTCCGAATGCAGGAGCTGGGACTGGGTCGCCTTGAGCTCCTTCGTCCGCTCCTCCACCTTGTGTTCCAGGTTCCGGATCCCCTCCCGGATCTCTTCCTGGGCCTTCTGAAGGTCCCGGGTCATCTGGTTGAACGATGTGGCCAGGTGCCCCATCTCGTCGTTCGTTTTAACGGGGATGAATTGGTCGAGATCGCCACCGGAGATCCGTTTCGTTCCGAGTACAAGCTCCTTGACCGGCCGTTCGATGAAATGAAAGAGGATGAGTGCGACGATGATGCAGATGGCGACGATCGAGACGACGCTGACGAGAAGGACCTGGCTGCGGGCCTTGGCCATCTGTGCGTCCACGTCTTCCAGGTTCATGGTGACGTCGATCACCCCGAGGACCTTCATCGATTCGGGATGCGCGTGGCATTTCGCGGAGGAACAACCCTCCTCGTTGTACAAGGGATTGATGATCCCGAGAATGCGGTGCCCCTCGCCCCGGGTTTCGTCACGGTTCGTGGAGAAGAAGGTCCGGCTCCGCACGGACGACTCCAGCCTCTCGAGCGGACGAGCCTCCGAATGACACCCGTAGCAGGCTTCCGCACGCTTGTTGACCATCGCGCCCTCCTCCGATTTGTCGCTGGAATAGAGGATCTTCCCTTCGTTGCTGTAGATCCGGACCCTCTCGATCCCCTCCTGCTGCCCGATCGTCTCCATGATCTTGTAGGCGGCCTCTTTCCGGTTTTCGAGCATGTCATTCTGGATCGATTTCTTGATCGTTTCGCTCAGCTGCGAAGCGGTCCGGAGGGTCGAATGGTCGAGGTTCTCCTTCTGGATGGTGAGGTTGATGTAGGCCAGTGCGCCGTTCACGATCAGGATCATCCCGACGACGCACAGGACGATCTTCACGCTGATGCTGTTGTACCAGTTCATAGCTTGTACACAATATACTTCGATTGCCCCCCGGGGGAAGCAAAAACCGCACCGTTCTGCCCTCTGACGCCCGAAGGCCCCCCCTTAGCGCCGCTCGGGATTCGCGGGGTCGAACGCCCTTCCCCCCAAGAACGTTGACTCCCCGTCAAAAACAGGAAAAAATGATCTGTTATTACCGGTTCCCCGGGGAAAGAATGCAGAAATCGGTTTTTTACGCCATCGCAGGAATTTCCATCGCAGTCACGGCTGCCTCCCTCGGCTTCTCGGCGAGCCGTCTCCTCACCGCCCGGTCCTTTGCCCCTCCACCCGCCGTGGCGGCCCGCAGTACGGCTGCGGACACCGCGAGGACGGTGTCCCTTCCTCCGGAACGGTGGACGAATCTCTTCGCCCCGGACAAGGGAATGGAAATCCCCTCCAAGGTCGCAGGATCCGGGGGAAAGGCCGCGGCGCCGAAAACGAACTTCGTGCTCCTGGGCACCGTAACGTCCGACTCGCGGCAGGCCAGACGGGCAATTCTGTGGGCGGAAGGAATGAAGGAACCGAGACTCGAAAGGGAGGGGGCCGAACTGGAGCCCGGCGTCCGCCTGTCCCTGGTCGAGCGGGATTTCGTATTTCTGGACCGCGGTAAAGAGCGCGAAAAGCTTGAGCTCCTCCCGGTGGGATCGAAGACGCGGGCCGTCGCTCCCCCGGCGGCTCCCGTGACCGGTGCCGGCGCCTCCGCTCCCGCCGCCGTCCCAGGGGAGATCCGCGTCACCCGGCTGGGGGATAATCTCTTTTCCCTGGATGAAGCGACGGTGAGCCAGCTGACCGGCAACATCAACCAGTACATGACCAACGTCCGTCTGATACCGTACTTCGAGGGAAACAAGTCCGCGGGCTACCGCATCGCGGCGATTCGCCCGGGGTCGGCGTTCGAACAGCTGGGGTTCCGGGGGGGGGACGTAATCCAGCAGGTCAACAGCGTAGAGCTTTCCACCCCCGACAAGATATTCACGATCTTCCAGAACCTGAAGGACGAAAAGCGCGTCACGGTCGACATCCTCCGGCAGGGGCAGAAAAACTCGATCAATTACGAAATCCGATGACCAGGGAGCAAGCTATGAGAAAATGGTTCTCAGGCCTTGCGGCCTTATGGCTTCTCGCCGCGCCGGCTTTCGCGGCGGACCTCCCCCAGGCGGGAGGTCCTCAGACGACGGCCGACAACCAGGCAGCGACCGTCCCCCCCGGGGAGGCAAAGTCCGCGGCTGCCCCCGCAGTGGAGGCCCAGGCTCCGTCTGCCCTGTCTGAGGAAGCCAAGCCCACGGCTCCACCTGCCGGGGAGGGAAAACCTCCGGTGATCTCGACCGAGGAGGTAAAACCCGCGGCCGACCCGGCCGTGGAGGTCAAGCCCGCGGCTCCACCCGCAGAGGAAGTCAAGCCCCCTGCTGCGGCGACTGAAGCCGTGGAAGCGAAGAAGCCGCCGGTGTTTATTTCCATGGATTTCACCGACGTGGATCTTCCCGTCCTGGTCAAGTTCATCAGCGAGCAGACCAAGAAGAACTTCATCTTCGACGAAAAGCTGCAAGGGAAGATCACCATTATCTCCCCGCGGAAAATCAGCGTCGAAGAAGCCTACAACGTCTTTCTCTCGGTCCTCCACGTGAAGGGATTCACCACGGTGGAGCAGGGAAATACCATCAAGATCGTCCCTCTTCGGGAGGCCAAGCAGGAGAGCATCCCCACGGCGAAAGAGGGCGAGTCCGCTCCCGCCTCCGAGTTCATCACCCGCCTGATCCCGCTTCAATACGTCGACACGACCGAGGTCGTCACCCTGCTGACGCCGATCGTTTCCAAGGACGGCCTGCTGACCTCGTTCCCCGCGTCCAACACCCTGATCCTCATCGACTCCCGGGCCAACATCGACCGCATCCTGAAGATCCTCGCCGTGATCGATGTCGAAGGCACCTCGGCGATCCTCCGGATCTATCCGTTAAGGCTCGCGTACGCCGCCGAGGTCGGCAAGACGTTGGAGGCGCTCTATCAAGAGGCGCCGGCGCCTGCCGGCGCACGGCGTAGCCGGTTCGGAAAAGCACGGGGAACCCCCCCGAAATTCATCCCGGACCTCCGGACCAACAGCCTGATCGTGCTGGCGAGCGGGGACATGCAGTCCGACATTGAAGCA
The nucleotide sequence above comes from Deltaproteobacteria bacterium RBG_16_64_85. Encoded proteins:
- a CDS encoding Fis family transcriptional regulator, with amino-acid sequence MTVEKSVNILVVDDEEIVRDSLGSWLEEDGYNVEAVESGKKALERLPAKVWDLMLVDLKMPGMDGIQLMEEVRKTHPEMLVIIMTAYATVDTAVKAMKKGAYDYFVKPFNPDDISLTIRKIVDHHKLVRENLFLRKELKKQYKLRDMISKNEKMLEIFDLARTVAKSSSTVLIQGESGTGKELLARAIHDESPRSEAPFISVSCAALTESLLENELFGHEKGAFTGANAIKRGKLELAQDGTLFLDEIGDISLKLQMDLLSVLEQRLFRRVGGSDLIAISSRILAATNRDLKRAIEEGRFRADLYYRLNVISIQIPPLRERREDIPLLVEHFIEKFNIEMGKQIRGVGEGAMRILMDNDWPGNARELRNVIERAVVVAKGNVITESDISLPSIVGRADHRAKSLEEVEKEHIRVVLIENQWNIVRSAQTLGIDRVTLYNKIKKFDLKKEGTGAKEC